The Lycium barbarum isolate Lr01 chromosome 9, ASM1917538v2, whole genome shotgun sequence genome has a segment encoding these proteins:
- the LOC132611029 gene encoding uncharacterized protein LOC132611029 isoform X2, with protein MIPKVSNRRSRRWLNDRLLMELVPRLNAEEIRGLFAPPPFGDDVPLSVFCMTNVGEWDKFRNIDMDKEATIMDALEGKTSKRKSCVDNDKVAVLTAWHRVDCRTREALRRNFLPELVNNYEQCVRAFVKESDRDVLVQRVQDPFQRLLLHGVCEFYNLVSVTTSETEGSRAVKMTRITKKKAGSADLPNITLCDFLKMAKEGIW; from the exons ATGATCCCAAAG GTCAGCAACAGAAGATCCCGCAGATGGTTGAATGATCGTCTTTTAATGGAACTTGTTCCTCGTTTAAATGCAGAAGAAATTAGGGGCTTGTTTGCCCCACCTCCTTTTG GTGATGATGTGCCACTCTCAGTATTTTGCATGACAAATGTTGGGGAGTGGGACAAATTCAGGAATATAGACATGGATAAAGAG GCTACCATAATGGATGCTCTTGAAGGCAAAACATCGAAGCGAAAGAGTTGCGTGGATAATGATAAGGTTGCAGTGCTGACTGCATGGCATAGAGTGGATTGTCGAACAAGAGAGGCACTTCGGCGCAACTTTCTCCCTGAATTGGTCAACAACTATGAG CAATGTGTACGAGCATTTGTGAAGGAGAGTGATCGAGATGTGCTGGTGCAACGTGTTCAAGACCCCTTCCAGCGGTTATTGCTGCATGGTGTTTGTGAG TTCTACAACCTGGTCTCTGTAACAACCTCCGAAACAGAAGGCAGCAGGGCTGTGAAAATGACTAGGATAACGAAGAAGAAGGCAGGTTCAGCTGATCTTCCAAACATTACGCTCTGCGATTTTCTGAAGATGGCAAAAGAAGGGATTTGGTGA
- the LOC132611029 gene encoding uncharacterized protein LOC132611029 isoform X1 gives MATSEFLQTEQDLLMMSSLFDDPKGQNVKSRGLAIEKKIEFLESLAGKVSNRRSRRWLNDRLLMELVPRLNAEEIRGLFAPPPFGDDVPLSVFCMTNVGEWDKFRNIDMDKEATIMDALEGKTSKRKSCVDNDKVAVLTAWHRVDCRTREALRRNFLPELVNNYEQCVRAFVKESDRDVLVQRVQDPFQRLLLHGVCEFYNLVSVTTSETEGSRAVKMTRITKKKAGSADLPNITLCDFLKMAKEGIW, from the exons ATGGCAACTTCTGAGTTTTTGCAGACAGAACAAGATCTTCTTATGATGTCTTCCCTTTTTGATGATCCCAAAG GACAAAATGTGAAGTCCCGAGGGTTAGCCATCGAGAAAAAGATCGAGTTTCTTGAAAGCTTGGCTGGAAAA GTCAGCAACAGAAGATCCCGCAGATGGTTGAATGATCGTCTTTTAATGGAACTTGTTCCTCGTTTAAATGCAGAAGAAATTAGGGGCTTGTTTGCCCCACCTCCTTTTG GTGATGATGTGCCACTCTCAGTATTTTGCATGACAAATGTTGGGGAGTGGGACAAATTCAGGAATATAGACATGGATAAAGAG GCTACCATAATGGATGCTCTTGAAGGCAAAACATCGAAGCGAAAGAGTTGCGTGGATAATGATAAGGTTGCAGTGCTGACTGCATGGCATAGAGTGGATTGTCGAACAAGAGAGGCACTTCGGCGCAACTTTCTCCCTGAATTGGTCAACAACTATGAG CAATGTGTACGAGCATTTGTGAAGGAGAGTGATCGAGATGTGCTGGTGCAACGTGTTCAAGACCCCTTCCAGCGGTTATTGCTGCATGGTGTTTGTGAG TTCTACAACCTGGTCTCTGTAACAACCTCCGAAACAGAAGGCAGCAGGGCTGTGAAAATGACTAGGATAACGAAGAAGAAGGCAGGTTCAGCTGATCTTCCAAACATTACGCTCTGCGATTTTCTGAAGATGGCAAAAGAAGGGATTTGGTGA
- the LOC132611829 gene encoding SKP1-like protein 14 yields MASSSSTTPQESKILILKSSDGEEFEIEESIASIAKGFKNKLIKVVRKIFNITNDYIPEEEVESIAEGIKNKSIKAVRKIFNSTNYYIPKEEAEVRDEHKWAHEEGEIDESIDLVLD; encoded by the exons atggcatcatcatcatcaacaacaccaCAAGAGAGCAAGATTTTGATCTTGAAATCCTCTGATGGAGAGGAATTTGAGATCGAAGAATCCATTGCC TCGATTGCCAAGGGATTTAAGAACAAGTTGATAAAGGTTGTGCGAAAGATATTCAATATCACTAATGATTACATCCCAGAGGAAGAAGTAGAG TCGATTGCCGAGGGAATTAAGAACAAGTCGATAAAGGCTGTGCGAAAGATATTCAATAGCACTAATTATTACATCCCAAAGGAAGAAGCAGAGGTTCGTGATGAACATAAGTGGGCACATGAAGAAGGAGAAATCGATGAGTCAATTGATTTGGTTTTAGATTGA
- the LOC132611828 gene encoding uncharacterized protein LOC132611828: MVNNTRTTRNNSNSIPRVTSANTEHTEPSNTEGFSPFSLDPSHTFHIHPSDNPGSQLVAMPFSGTGFVLWRSSMVTSLSAKNKLSLLDGRTPQPPSESPYFPYWERCNDMVKAWITNSVSRNSTVVSVMCRKTAKEV; encoded by the coding sequence ATGGTGAACAATACTAGAACAACAAGAAACAACTCCAACTCGATACCTAGGGTTACATCAGCTAACACTGAACACACTGAACCTTCCAATACTGAAGGATTTTCACCTTTTTCCCTTGATCCTTCTCATACTTTTCACATCCATCCATCTGACAATCCTGGAAGCCAATTGGTGGCAATGCCATTCTCTGGTACTGGGTTTGTACTTTGGAGAAGTAGTATGGTGACTTCTCTCTCAGCTAAGAACAAGCTGAGTTTGCTTGATGGAAGGACACCTCAACCACCCTCAGAATCTCCTTATTTTCCTTACTGGGAGAGGTGTAATGATATGGTCAAAGCATGGATAACTAATTCAGTTTCTAGAAATAGTACTGTTGTCAGTGTAATGTGCCGTAAAACTGCTAAGGAAGTATGA